A window of the Elusimicrobiota bacterium genome harbors these coding sequences:
- a CDS encoding LysM peptidoglycan-binding domain-containing protein, whose protein sequence is MKRFIFAALLCALCGGLNAQQAQPLKIELAADKSKAGVAVSSAPAGPEVKPAINLSTAAVKAETEPAAARVGPVAAAAKPETGGGLTVNKRHIVVRGDTLWDLSRKYYGDPFKWGKLYNANRNSISNPDLIYPKNKLEIPDLTENLIIGEDETLKEPELRSSEIIAAEEASSPANPDAVTTGAQTKPLPQPAEKLEELFKDGDLSEDMPQGQKEWSSGVKIVGDNWREDGVITAKAASNNEMEDSFSLSGETVLVGLRSKDSVKKGDYLDAYLKGASAYDKKGKRLGFELQRAGMLEVLSVDGSRVNAKVLDASTPIRKGLLVKKK, encoded by the coding sequence ATGAAAAGATTTATTTTTGCGGCGCTTTTATGCGCTTTATGCGGCGGGCTTAACGCGCAGCAGGCGCAACCGCTGAAAATCGAATTAGCAGCTGACAAATCCAAAGCCGGGGTTGCCGTAAGCTCCGCACCGGCGGGTCCTGAGGTTAAACCCGCCATAAACCTTTCCACCGCCGCCGTAAAAGCGGAAACTGAACCTGCCGCGGCCCGGGTCGGGCCCGTTGCGGCCGCGGCCAAGCCTGAAACCGGAGGCGGCCTCACCGTTAATAAGCGGCACATCGTGGTCCGGGGTGACACGCTTTGGGATCTTTCCCGTAAATATTACGGCGATCCTTTCAAGTGGGGGAAGCTATACAACGCCAATCGCAATTCCATTTCAAATCCAGACCTCATTTATCCTAAAAATAAGCTGGAAATCCCGGACTTAACCGAAAACTTAATAATAGGCGAGGATGAAACGCTAAAAGAGCCGGAGCTGAGGTCCTCCGAAATTATAGCAGCGGAGGAGGCCTCCTCGCCCGCAAACCCGGATGCCGTCACAACCGGAGCTCAGACGAAGCCGCTCCCGCAGCCGGCAGAAAAACTGGAGGAATTATTCAAAGACGGCGATCTTTCTGAAGATATGCCTCAGGGTCAGAAGGAATGGAGTTCCGGTGTTAAAATAGTCGGAGATAACTGGCGCGAAGACGGCGTTATAACCGCGAAAGCCGCCTCTAATAACGAAATGGAAGACAGCTTTTCATTGAGCGGTGAGACAGTGCTGGTCGGCCTGCGCTCGAAAGATTCCGTAAAAAAAGGCGATTATCTTGACGCTTATCTAAAAGGGGCATCCGCTTACGATAAAAAAGGCAAAAGGCTGGGTTTTGAACTGCAGCGCGCCGGTATGCTTGAGGTTTTAAGCGTGGACGGCAGCCGGGTAAATGCAAAAGTGCTGGACGCTTCAACTCCCATACGCAAAGGCCTGCTGGTGAAAAAGAAATAG
- a CDS encoding class II aldolase/adducin family protein has product MPFDTSLDNAPEILARLARAAGARPDLTQGGGGNVSLKLNSERMLIKASGVKLKDVSPEGGYALVNYGNIRRRIASGPGGEGEFSDYICSQSLPVKGVKAAKPSIETGFHSLLNTAVIHTHSVYANILNMSAEGHSLGKKMFPDAEFIHYRSPGPQLCAAINDRARASGPQIFFLANHGLAVANAGVSGALELSDRVNDTIRRGLCLPPYPVIAPAAVLSPHNTARLAHYGVRFMVENVFSPDQALYCGPESLEGRGEMAAVNEVLTALFYILDCMKALKLTPIFLSKAEVQYFDTMKSNSAGASG; this is encoded by the coding sequence ATGCCTTTTGACACCTCATTAGACAATGCCCCCGAAATACTGGCCCGCCTGGCCCGGGCCGCCGGTGCGCGCCCGGATTTAACGCAGGGCGGCGGCGGCAATGTTTCACTGAAGCTGAATTCCGAGCGCATGCTTATTAAGGCTTCAGGCGTAAAACTAAAAGATGTGTCGCCTGAGGGCGGTTACGCCCTGGTAAACTACGGCAATATACGCCGCCGCATAGCTTCCGGTCCCGGCGGCGAGGGGGAGTTTTCCGATTACATCTGTTCCCAGTCCCTGCCGGTTAAAGGTGTGAAAGCCGCCAAGCCGTCCATTGAGACCGGCTTCCATTCGCTTTTAAATACGGCGGTTATACATACTCATTCGGTTTACGCCAATATACTTAACATGAGCGCAGAAGGTCACTCCCTGGGCAAAAAAATGTTTCCCGATGCGGAGTTCATCCATTATAGATCCCCGGGGCCGCAATTATGCGCGGCAATAAACGACCGGGCAAGAGCCAGCGGGCCTCAAATTTTCTTTCTTGCCAACCATGGCCTTGCCGTGGCCAACGCGGGCGTTTCGGGCGCTCTGGAACTTAGCGATCGGGTAAATGACACCATAAGGCGCGGGCTCTGTCTGCCGCCTTACCCGGTCATCGCGCCGGCGGCTGTTCTTTCCCCGCATAATACCGCCCGCCTTGCCCATTACGGCGTGCGGTTCATGGTTGAAAATGTGTTTTCGCCGGACCAGGCTCTGTATTGCGGCCCGGAGTCGCTTGAGGGGCGTGGGGAAATGGCAGCCGTAAACGAAGTGCTTACGGCGCTCTTCTATATTTTGGATTGTATGAAGGCGCTTAAGCTGACGCCTATATTCCTGTCAAAGGCCGAGGTTCAATATTTTGACACCATGAAAAGCAATAGTGCAGGGGCTAGCGGCTAG
- a CDS encoding tyrosine recombinase XerC, whose product MNFLIEKFLLHIKSQRNFSKHTVKAYSFDLKEFAGYLKGLGVDSPQKIGRMEVRGYIAFISERKVSRSTLLRKISAVRSFLSHLLSNGEMENDPFELVTIPKTEKRLPRFLTEGEVGRLEDSNAPGQVNAKEKNYFFAARDFAIFTLMYSSGLRRSEVSGLNIGDLDFYGGFARVMGKGSRERLVPVGDKALTALRVYLDTRPKPVSPGLPLFLNHINTRLTDAGVAFIVKKMARRARFTRTLNPHAIRHSFATHLLDHGCDLKSVQEMLGHKNLATTQIYTHMSLERLKEVYDKAHPRAKK is encoded by the coding sequence ATGAACTTTCTTATAGAAAAATTCCTGCTGCACATAAAGTCGCAGAGGAATTTTTCAAAGCACACGGTAAAGGCTTACAGCTTTGACCTTAAAGAGTTCGCCGGCTACCTTAAAGGTCTGGGCGTTGATTCCCCTCAAAAAATCGGGCGCATGGAAGTGCGCGGCTATATCGCGTTCATAAGCGAGCGCAAGGTGTCGCGCAGCACCCTTTTAAGGAAAATTTCCGCCGTGCGGTCTTTTTTGTCCCACCTGCTTTCAAACGGTGAAATGGAAAACGACCCCTTTGAGCTTGTAACCATACCAAAAACGGAGAAACGCCTGCCCCGCTTCCTTACCGAGGGCGAAGTGGGCCGCCTTGAGGACTCTAACGCCCCCGGGCAGGTAAACGCCAAAGAAAAAAATTATTTTTTCGCGGCAAGGGACTTTGCCATTTTCACGCTTATGTATTCAAGCGGGCTAAGGCGTTCGGAAGTGTCGGGCCTCAATATAGGTGACCTGGATTTTTACGGAGGGTTCGCGCGCGTGATGGGCAAGGGCTCAAGAGAGCGCCTTGTGCCGGTGGGGGATAAGGCGCTGACGGCTTTAAGGGTTTACCTCGACACCAGGCCAAAGCCGGTTTCTCCCGGCCTGCCGCTTTTTTTAAACCATATAAACACAAGGCTGACCGACGCGGGAGTCGCGTTCATTGTCAAGAAAATGGCCCGCCGGGCCCGCTTCACGCGCACTCTTAACCCGCACGCTATAAGGCATTCCTTCGCCACGCATTTGCTGGACCACGGCTGCGACCTCAAGTCAGTGCAGGAAATGCTCGGCCACAAAAACCTGGCCACCACTCAGATTTACACCCATATGTCGCTTGAGCGCCTTAAGGAAGTGTACGATAAGGCGCATCCGAGGGCAAAAAAATAG
- the topA gene encoding type I DNA topoisomerase, whose translation MAEKNKTGRSLVIVESPTKEKTISRFLEGAFTVRSSYGHVRDLPKGELGVDVEHGFTPKYVVIERAKRIIAELNTLAKGADVIYLATDPDREGEAISWHLREVMNADKAKFKRISFHEITKTAIAASLKSPRELDLNMVNAQQARRVIDRLVGYKLSPLLWAKIKSGLSAGRVQSVAVRLIAERAKEIAAFNEEDYYTLAGMLTKGESKPFEAKLVRWQAKPVEQTITLKLFAEDYRYKTSVFKKMEDTVEAATLLRRSVLKVSKLEAKVVRQKPKPPFITSTLQQDAYNKLGFSSERTMKVAQSLYEGVEMGGESAGLITYMRTDSFNVALEMQKETAKFIGEFYGKDFVPAKPPLYLKKVKGAQEAHEAIHPTGVARKPEDMGKFLTGEQAKLYDLIWRRFVASQMEDAVFDSVSVEFSDEKGAAVLRTSGRTVKFEGYLKVYIEEKEEDVDAEGEEEAAIPPLKEGDIVNLKDVEATAHKTSPPPNYNEASLIKTLEKNGIGRPSTYSAIIRNIVERGYINKEKDRKLLITELGALVTEKLKGFFHEIMEISYTASIEDKLDDVADGTVDWVKLMGEFYVPFSKTLAKAEKDMIKTRPTVIKTEEKCPLCLSPMDLRESRFGKYLSCSRFPKCKGKVPLDREGNKQEFFAPIKTEKTCEKCKKNAMLLRKSARGFFLACSGFPKCRNIVKVTPEEVEKLTGGAGKAA comes from the coding sequence ATGGCTGAAAAAAATAAAACAGGCAGAAGTCTTGTTATTGTCGAGTCTCCCACCAAGGAAAAAACCATAAGCCGGTTCCTTGAAGGCGCTTTCACGGTCAGAAGCTCGTACGGACACGTGCGCGACCTGCCCAAGGGGGAGCTTGGGGTGGATGTGGAACACGGTTTTACCCCGAAGTATGTGGTAATTGAGCGCGCGAAAAGAATAATCGCGGAGTTGAACACGCTTGCCAAGGGCGCGGACGTCATTTATCTTGCCACCGACCCCGACCGCGAGGGGGAAGCCATTTCCTGGCATTTGCGCGAAGTGATGAACGCGGACAAAGCCAAATTTAAACGCATTTCCTTTCATGAAATAACCAAAACGGCCATCGCGGCCTCCCTTAAATCTCCGCGTGAGCTTGACCTGAACATGGTAAACGCCCAGCAGGCGCGGCGCGTGATAGACCGCCTTGTGGGCTACAAACTTTCGCCGCTTCTTTGGGCGAAGATAAAAAGCGGCCTTTCGGCCGGCCGCGTGCAGTCGGTGGCGGTGCGCCTTATCGCAGAGCGCGCCAAAGAAATAGCGGCTTTCAACGAAGAGGATTATTACACGCTGGCGGGTATGCTGACCAAGGGGGAAAGCAAGCCCTTTGAGGCTAAGCTTGTCCGCTGGCAGGCAAAGCCGGTGGAACAGACCATTACGCTTAAGCTTTTCGCCGAGGATTACCGCTACAAGACCTCTGTTTTCAAAAAAATGGAAGATACGGTCGAGGCCGCCACGCTTCTGCGCCGCAGCGTTTTAAAGGTTTCAAAGCTTGAAGCCAAGGTAGTAAGGCAGAAGCCGAAACCCCCGTTCATTACAAGCACGCTCCAGCAGGACGCTTACAATAAACTCGGCTTTTCCTCGGAGCGCACCATGAAGGTGGCGCAGAGCCTTTACGAGGGCGTGGAAATGGGCGGCGAAAGCGCCGGCCTTATCACCTACATGAGGACCGATTCTTTTAATGTCGCCCTTGAGATGCAGAAAGAAACCGCAAAGTTCATAGGGGAGTTCTACGGCAAGGATTTTGTGCCCGCCAAGCCGCCGCTTTACCTGAAAAAGGTAAAAGGCGCCCAGGAAGCTCACGAGGCGATACACCCCACCGGCGTAGCGCGAAAACCCGAAGACATGGGCAAGTTCCTGACAGGCGAACAGGCCAAACTGTATGACCTTATATGGCGGCGGTTCGTGGCAAGCCAGATGGAAGACGCCGTTTTTGACTCCGTCAGCGTTGAATTTTCGGACGAAAAGGGCGCGGCGGTTCTGCGCACCAGCGGGCGCACGGTTAAATTTGAAGGATACCTGAAGGTTTATATAGAGGAAAAGGAAGAGGATGTTGACGCCGAGGGCGAAGAAGAGGCCGCGATACCGCCGTTAAAAGAGGGGGATATCGTGAACCTGAAGGATGTGGAGGCCACCGCCCATAAAACCAGCCCTCCTCCCAATTATAACGAGGCCAGCCTGATAAAAACGCTGGAAAAGAACGGCATCGGCCGTCCTTCTACCTACTCGGCCATAATCAGGAATATCGTGGAACGGGGCTATATAAACAAAGAAAAAGACCGCAAACTGCTTATCACCGAACTTGGCGCGCTGGTCACCGAAAAGCTGAAAGGCTTTTTCCACGAGATCATGGAAATTTCCTATACCGCCTCCATCGAGGACAAACTGGACGACGTGGCCGACGGCACCGTGGACTGGGTGAAGCTGATGGGGGAATTTTATGTTCCCTTCTCTAAAACGCTTGCCAAGGCGGAAAAGGACATGATTAAAACCCGGCCCACTGTGATAAAGACCGAAGAAAAATGCCCGTTGTGCCTGTCGCCCATGGACCTGCGGGAAAGCCGCTTCGGCAAATACCTTTCCTGCTCGCGCTTTCCGAAATGCAAGGGTAAGGTGCCCCTGGACAGGGAAGGCAATAAACAGGAATTTTTTGCGCCCATCAAGACCGAAAAAACCTGCGAAAAATGCAAAAAAAACGCCATGCTGCTCAGAAAAAGCGCGCGCGGATTTTTTCTCGCCTGTTCCGGATTCCCGAAGTGCCGCAACATAGTAAAAGTAACCCCCGAAGAGGTGGAAAAGCTGACCGGCGGCGCGGGCAAGGCGGCATAA
- a CDS encoding DUF799 family lipoprotein, with product MRQKKNRNFGKHAAFASVLGILCACASGGGAYFVSPNLRTAADSRVAVLPFDNQSTDITAPEYMRKLSGEHFSKWGYAPVAFEDADEKLKSMGISDGGQLPSVTPARLGAVLGTDLLCYGYVEDFTFQNLAFVVRKSVVLRLKIVSASSGETLFEASGAGKDIKFYLHKEDAKQAFVENAAVKLVENIFKSPLHQEAELAVNHVFDRMPKR from the coding sequence ATGAGGCAAAAAAAAAATCGGAATTTTGGTAAACACGCCGCTTTTGCCTCAGTTTTGGGCATACTATGCGCCTGCGCTTCCGGGGGGGGGGCATATTTTGTTTCCCCCAATCTGCGCACGGCGGCGGACTCAAGGGTGGCGGTTCTGCCCTTTGACAACCAGTCCACCGATATTACGGCCCCGGAATATATGCGTAAACTTTCCGGAGAGCATTTTTCAAAGTGGGGATATGCGCCGGTCGCTTTTGAGGATGCCGACGAAAAACTGAAAAGCATGGGCATCTCGGACGGCGGCCAGCTTCCCTCTGTTACGCCGGCCCGGCTGGGGGCCGTTCTGGGGACGGATCTGCTTTGTTATGGGTATGTTGAGGACTTTACTTTCCAGAATCTGGCATTCGTGGTGCGCAAGTCCGTGGTCCTGCGGCTTAAAATCGTTTCAGCCTCAAGCGGCGAGACGCTTTTTGAGGCCTCGGGCGCGGGCAAGGACATAAAATTCTACCTGCATAAAGAAGATGCCAAACAAGCTTTTGTTGAAAACGCGGCGGTAAAACTGGTGGAAAACATCTTCAAATCTCCGCTGCATCAGGAAGCTGAACTGGCGGTAAACCATGTGTTTGACAGGATGCCAAAAAGGTAG
- the def gene encoding peptide deformylase, with translation MAIRRICKYGEKILEKSARKVNFEKAKKDLPGILKDMFETAEAVNGTGLAANQIGLDLRLAIIIIKKDNEEDLKIVLINPELVAKSGSMTEEEGCLSLPGLFARIKRFSRVKARALNEKGLPIEINAEGLLAKAVQHELDHLDGVLFVDRLPFITRMKLKPVLMRLKRRWKKMDETRMRTVKSNR, from the coding sequence ATGGCTATAAGAAGAATCTGTAAATACGGAGAAAAGATACTTGAAAAAAGCGCCAGGAAAGTGAATTTTGAAAAAGCTAAAAAGGACCTGCCCGGCATTTTAAAGGACATGTTCGAGACTGCGGAAGCCGTTAACGGCACGGGACTCGCGGCTAACCAGATAGGTTTGGACCTGCGGCTCGCGATCATTATAATAAAAAAAGATAACGAAGAAGACCTGAAGATAGTGCTTATCAATCCGGAACTGGTGGCGAAGTCCGGTTCCATGACGGAAGAAGAGGGTTGTCTCTCGCTTCCCGGACTGTTCGCCAGGATAAAAAGATTTTCCAGGGTTAAGGCCAGGGCGCTGAACGAAAAAGGCCTGCCTATAGAAATAAACGCTGAGGGTCTTTTGGCGAAGGCGGTTCAGCATGAGCTGGACCATCTTGACGGGGTGCTTTTTGTGGACAGGCTGCCCTTCATTACCCGCATGAAGCTTAAACCGGTGCTTATGCGGCTCAAGCGCCGATGGAAGAAGATGGACGAAACCAGGATGCGGACGGTAAAGAGTAACCGGTAA
- a CDS encoding YifB family Mg chelatase-like AAA ATPase, producing MLAKIRTLALRGIDGFNVSAEVDIAAGLPAYAVVGLPDAAVKESKDRVIAAVRNSGFDFPSKRITVNLSPAELKKSGTHFDLPIALGVLAASGGIEKPSLEKLENLAFIGELALDGSLRPVAGVLPMLVSLKKTAVKAVIVPEGNSREAAASGIECLYAANLKEVAAYVNGTSPLKPCEADTAPRAENSLGDFSEVKNQVFAKRALEIAVAGFHNVIMVGPPGAGKSMLARRFGGLLPELSFEEKLETTKIYSASGLVKGSRLISERPFREPHHTISDAALIGGGSNPRPGEVSLAHNGVLFLDEFTEFSRPAIEALREPLEAWKVTVSRVKETVVYPARFLLVAAMNPCPCGYLGHPTKECSCTPLQVHKYRSKISGPILDRIDLHIQLSAIKYADWEAIPKGESSRAIAERALKAINIQRERFAVSKTRANAFMGVSEIRKYCRVPEGASAVLEMAMNKLGFSARSLDKILKISRTIADLEGAAEIKREHIIEAVQYRMLDRASELSGLR from the coding sequence ATGCTGGCAAAAATACGAACTCTCGCCCTTCGGGGCATAGACGGCTTCAATGTAAGCGCCGAAGTTGATATTGCCGCGGGACTGCCGGCGTACGCCGTGGTGGGCCTGCCTGATGCCGCCGTAAAAGAGTCTAAAGACAGGGTGATAGCCGCCGTGCGGAATTCCGGTTTTGACTTTCCCTCAAAAAGAATTACGGTGAACCTCTCCCCGGCGGAGCTTAAAAAATCAGGCACTCATTTCGATCTGCCCATAGCGCTGGGAGTGCTTGCGGCTTCGGGTGGAATTGAGAAACCCTCTCTTGAAAAACTTGAAAATCTGGCGTTTATAGGCGAGCTTGCGCTTGACGGCAGCCTGCGGCCCGTGGCCGGAGTGCTGCCAATGCTGGTTTCACTTAAAAAAACAGCCGTAAAAGCCGTGATAGTGCCGGAAGGCAACTCCCGGGAAGCCGCGGCGTCGGGCATTGAGTGTTTATACGCGGCTAACCTGAAGGAAGTGGCGGCTTATGTCAACGGCACCAGCCCTTTAAAACCCTGCGAAGCGGATACTGCGCCGCGCGCGGAAAACTCTTTGGGGGATTTTTCCGAAGTTAAAAATCAGGTTTTCGCCAAGCGCGCCCTTGAGATAGCGGTTGCCGGTTTCCATAATGTCATCATGGTGGGTCCGCCGGGCGCCGGTAAAAGCATGCTGGCGCGCCGCTTCGGCGGGCTTTTGCCCGAGCTCAGTTTTGAGGAAAAACTCGAAACCACTAAAATTTATTCCGCCAGCGGCCTGGTTAAGGGCTCGCGCCTGATAAGCGAGCGCCCTTTCAGGGAGCCGCATCACACTATTTCGGATGCCGCGCTTATAGGCGGAGGCTCAAACCCGAGGCCTGGCGAAGTGTCGCTGGCGCATAACGGGGTGTTATTTTTGGACGAGTTCACGGAATTCTCAAGGCCGGCGATAGAGGCCTTGCGTGAGCCGCTTGAGGCCTGGAAAGTAACGGTATCCCGCGTTAAAGAAACGGTAGTCTATCCCGCCCGCTTCCTGCTGGTCGCCGCCATGAACCCCTGCCCCTGCGGCTATCTTGGCCACCCGACCAAGGAATGCTCCTGCACGCCTTTGCAGGTGCATAAATACAGGAGCAAAATTTCGGGGCCGATACTTGACCGCATAGATCTGCATATACAGCTTTCCGCTATAAAATACGCCGACTGGGAAGCCATCCCCAAAGGCGAAAGTTCGCGCGCCATAGCGGAGCGGGCGCTCAAAGCCATAAACATACAGCGGGAGCGTTTCGCGGTTTCAAAAACGAGGGCCAACGCCTTCATGGGCGTATCGGAGATACGAAAATATTGCCGCGTTCCTGAAGGCGCTTCCGCCGTGCTTGAAATGGCTATGAACAAACTGGGCTTCTCGGCCCGCTCGCTTGACAAAATACTCAAAATTTCAAGGACCATCGCGGATTTGGAAGGCGCCGCAGAGATTAAAAGGGAACATATAATAGAAGCCGTACAATACCGGATGCTTGACAGGGCGTCGGAGTTGTCGGGGTTGAGGTAA
- the dprA gene encoding DNA-processing protein DprA: MAVSAEEEKLARVRINAFSCLRSDWALRLIALYGGAREILYRTPAELSSDGGLSLETAERFVRETKTFDPVKELDLALKAGARALTALDPDYPQLLKDIYDPPLVLYVKGQFSAAAPAVGVVGTRKATNYGLRTAARLACELCGAGVTVVSGLARGIDTAAHEAALKAGGVTWAVIGTGLNICYPRENTRLAREIVEKGGAVFSEFPMGAGALPVSFPRRNRVISGLSRAVVVVEGDFKSGALITARAALEQGREVLAVPGQVDCPVARGPNYLIKNGAAPAEDALDIISSFPPEAMFGLKTSAFSKPEGDGGAGILKTLSEDANAAWAVLKESPEGLCADEVMLKLSMAGTPGAAAWGVQRAGAALFELETSELIVLKSGKYSRSV; encoded by the coding sequence ATGGCTGTTTCAGCTGAAGAAGAAAAACTGGCCAGGGTGAGGATAAACGCTTTTTCCTGCTTGAGAAGCGATTGGGCGCTGCGCCTTATCGCGCTTTACGGGGGGGCGCGCGAGATACTTTACAGAACTCCGGCTGAATTGTCCTCGGACGGCGGCTTAAGTCTTGAAACCGCGGAGCGTTTTGTAAGGGAAACTAAAACTTTTGACCCCGTCAAAGAGCTTGACCTTGCCCTTAAGGCCGGCGCGCGCGCTTTGACCGCGCTTGACCCCGACTACCCCCAGCTGCTTAAAGACATTTACGACCCGCCGCTTGTCCTTTATGTAAAGGGGCAATTCAGCGCGGCGGCGCCTGCCGTGGGCGTGGTGGGTACGCGCAAAGCCACGAACTATGGACTGAGAACCGCCGCGCGGCTTGCATGTGAACTTTGCGGCGCCGGCGTTACCGTGGTAAGCGGGCTCGCGCGAGGGATAGACACGGCCGCCCACGAGGCCGCGCTTAAGGCGGGCGGCGTCACATGGGCCGTTATCGGCACAGGCTTGAATATTTGTTATCCGCGTGAGAATACCCGGCTTGCCCGTGAAATAGTTGAAAAAGGCGGGGCCGTTTTTTCTGAATTCCCTATGGGGGCGGGCGCACTGCCGGTAAGTTTCCCAAGGCGCAACCGGGTTATATCAGGGCTTTCTCGCGCCGTAGTGGTGGTGGAGGGCGATTTTAAATCCGGAGCGTTGATTACCGCCCGCGCGGCCCTTGAGCAGGGCAGGGAGGTGCTGGCGGTGCCGGGGCAGGTGGATTGCCCGGTGGCACGGGGGCCCAATTATCTTATTAAAAACGGCGCCGCGCCGGCCGAAGACGCTTTGGATATTATCTCAAGCTTTCCGCCGGAAGCTATGTTCGGCCTTAAAACCTCGGCGTTTTCAAAGCCGGAAGGGGACGGCGGCGCCGGTATTCTAAAAACGCTTTCGGAAGACGCCAACGCGGCCTGGGCCGTGCTCAAAGAATCGCCCGAAGGCCTTTGCGCCGATGAAGTGATGCTGAAGCTTTCCATGGCGGGAACGCCGGGCGCCGCGGCCTGGGGTGTCCAGCGCGCGGGAGCGGCCCTTTTTGAGCTTGAAACCTCGGAATTGATCGTGTTAAAAAGCGGCAAATATTCCCGTTCCGTTTAA
- a CDS encoding sodium/proline symporter — MNATIIVFVLYLAALLGITFFTASMSETASDFVLGGKKISGLSLALSERATGESAWLILGLTGEAFLLGMQAFWFALGCVAGIVFIWFAMSNRLRLETEKTGALTITSLLSNRFPGAERTIGTLSSLIIIFFLLFYIEAQFYGGGKVLYDTFGIDPIWGTVIGSLIVVFYCMIGGFITVVATDVFQAVLMIISLIVLPAILFFIASKNNIHVAAAIQNAGLSYSSLTAGKTGLSAALLIISGLSWALGYTGQPQLLIRMMAVRNEKDIKTAKWTATAWTLIAYGGALLIGWLGFAFVNGGLIGGDSAARLADVNNKGFEMIFPVLVNNFITPIVAGVLLAGAISAMMSTASSEIILCSSAITQDLYGNYSKKQLSAKAALWFNRIMTLLVGLAAFIMALMVKDSVFGLVSYAWSGIGSSIGPALLLVLFWGKISRSGVVASLISGTAGTIIWKSFFEKGTGISERLTSFIFAFLMAVIFSYIFPEKNDNKPAGPVAEPRLNNARE, encoded by the coding sequence ATGAACGCAACGATCATTGTTTTCGTCCTTTATTTGGCGGCGCTGCTGGGGATTACTTTCTTCACGGCAAGCATGTCCGAGACCGCTTCTGATTTTGTTCTGGGCGGCAAAAAGATCTCAGGGCTTTCATTGGCTTTATCGGAAAGAGCCACCGGCGAATCCGCGTGGCTGATCCTGGGGCTGACCGGCGAGGCCTTTCTGCTGGGCATGCAGGCGTTCTGGTTCGCGCTTGGCTGTGTGGCTGGCATAGTTTTTATCTGGTTCGCCATGAGCAACAGGCTCAGGCTTGAAACCGAAAAAACCGGGGCGCTGACCATCACAAGCCTGCTGTCAAACAGATTCCCCGGCGCGGAAAGGACCATCGGAACGCTGTCTTCTCTTATTATTATTTTCTTCCTGTTGTTCTACATCGAAGCGCAGTTTTACGGCGGAGGGAAAGTGCTGTACGACACTTTCGGGATCGATCCTATATGGGGCACTGTCATAGGTTCGCTGATAGTCGTATTTTACTGCATGATAGGCGGATTTATCACTGTCGTCGCGACGGATGTTTTCCAGGCCGTCCTGATGATAATTTCTCTGATAGTTTTGCCGGCGATCCTGTTCTTTATCGCTTCAAAAAATAATATTCATGTCGCCGCCGCAATTCAAAACGCGGGCCTGTCCTACAGCTCGCTTACCGCCGGGAAAACCGGGCTGAGCGCGGCGCTTTTAATTATCAGCGGTTTAAGCTGGGCTTTGGGATATACCGGGCAGCCCCAGCTTCTCATAAGAATGATGGCCGTCAGAAATGAAAAAGACATAAAGACGGCCAAGTGGACAGCCACCGCCTGGACGCTGATAGCTTACGGCGGCGCGCTGCTTATAGGCTGGCTGGGGTTCGCTTTTGTGAACGGCGGGCTGATAGGCGGCGACTCCGCGGCGAGACTCGCCGATGTGAATAATAAAGGGTTTGAAATGATATTCCCCGTGCTTGTGAACAACTTCATCACCCCGATAGTGGCCGGCGTGCTGCTTGCGGGCGCGATATCCGCTATGATGTCCACAGCGTCGTCGGAGATCATACTATGTTCCTCCGCCATAACCCAGGACTTATACGGGAATTACTCGAAAAAGCAGTTGTCGGCGAAGGCGGCCCTGTGGTTTAACAGGATCATGACCCTGCTTGTGGGACTCGCGGCTTTTATAATGGCTCTTATGGTAAAAGACTCGGTTTTCGGATTGGTTTCCTACGCGTGGTCGGGTATCGGCTCGTCCATCGGCCCCGCATTGTTATTGGTCCTGTTCTGGGGTAAGATATCAAGGTCCGGGGTTGTAGCGTCTTTGATATCCGGCACCGCCGGCACAATAATCTGGAAATCTTTTTTTGAGAAAGGCACCGGGATCTCCGAAAGGCTGACCAGTTTTATATTCGCCTTTCTGATGGCCGTGATATTCTCGTATATTTTCCCTGAAAAAAACGATAATAAGCCCGCCGGCCCGGTTGCCGAACCGCGCCTGAATAATGCCCGTGAATGA